A portion of the Rhinopithecus roxellana isolate Shanxi Qingling chromosome 21, ASM756505v1, whole genome shotgun sequence genome contains these proteins:
- the KCNG2 gene encoding potassium voltage-gated channel subfamily G member 2: MEPWPCSAGGGGGGTRARHVIINVGGCRVRLAWAALARCPLARLERLRACRGHDELLRVCDDYDVSRDEFFFDRSPCAFRAIVALLRAGKLRLLRGPCALAFRDELAYWGIDEARLERCCLRRLRRREEEAAEARAGPAELGTQGSPARALGPRGRLQRGRRRLRDVVDNPHSGLAGKLFACVSVSFVAVTAVGLCLSTMPDIRAEEERGECSPKCRSLFVLETVCVAWFSFEFLLRSLQAESKCAFLRAPLNIIDILALLPFYVSLLLGLAAGPGGTKLLERAGLVLRLLRALRVLYVMRLARHSLGLRSLGLTVRRCAREFGLLLLFLCVAMALFAPLVHLAERELGARRDFSSVPASYWWAVISMTTVGYGDMVPRSLPGQVVALSSILSGILLMAFPVTSIFHTFSRSYSELKEQQQRATSPEPALREDSTRSATATEDSSQGPDGVGQAADSADALWVRAER; the protein is encoded by the exons ATGGAGCCATGGCCCTGTtccgcgggcggcggcggcggcgggaccCGCGCCCGGCACGTCATCATCAACGTGGGTGGCTGCCGCGTGCGCCTGGCCTGGGCCGCGCTGGCGCGATGCCCCCTCGCGCGCCTGGAGCGCCTGCGCGCCTGCCGCGGCCACGACGAGCTGCTGCGCGTGTGCGACGACTACGACGTGAGCCGCGACGAGTTCTTCTTCGACCGCAGCCCGTGCGCCTTCCGCGCCATCGTGGCGCTGCTGCGCGCGGGGAAGCTGCGGCTGCTGCGGGGCCCGTGCGCGCTGGCCTTCCGCGACGAGCTGGCCTACTGGGGCATCGACGAGGCGCGCCTGGAGCGCTGCTGCCTGCGCCGCCTGCGCCGCCGAGAGGAGGAGGCGGCCGAAGCGCGCGCGGGGCCGGCGGAGCTCGGGACGCAGGGGAGCCCGGCGCGCGCCCTGGGGCCTCGGGGGCGGCTGCAGCGCGGCCGTCGGCGCCTGCGCGACGTGGTGGACAACCCGCACTCGGGGCTGGCGGGCAAGCTCTTCGCCTGCGTGTCCGTGTCCTTCGTGGCCGTCACGGCCGTGGGCCTCTGCCTGAGCACCATGCCGGACATCCGCGCGGAGGAGGAGCGG GGCGAGTGCTCCCCCAAGTGCCGCAGCCTGTTCGTGCTGGAGACCGTGTGCGTGGCCTGGTTCTCCTTCGAGTTCCTGCTACGCTCCCTGCAGGCCGAGAGCAAGTGCGCCTTCCTGCGCGCGCCGCTCAACATCATCGACATCCTGGCGCTCCTGCCGTTCTACGTGTCCCTGCTGCTGGGGCTGGCGGCAGGCCCGGGTGGGACCAAGCTCCTGGAGCGCGCGGGGCTGGTGCTGCGGCTGCTGCGCGCTCTGCGCGTGCTCTACGTGATGCGCCTGGCGCGCCACTCGCTGGGGCTGCGCTCCCTGGGCCTGACCGTGCGCCGCTGCGCGCGCGAGTtcgggctgctgctgctgttcctCTGCGTGGCCATGGCGCTCTTCGCGCCACTGGTGCACCTGGCCGAGCGCGAGCTGGGCGCGCGCCGCGACTTCTCCAGCGTGCCCGCCAGCTACTGGTGGGCCGTCATCTCCATGACCACCGTGGGCTACGGCGACATGGTTCCGCGCAGCCTGCCCGGGCAGGTGGTGGCGCTCAGCAGCATCCTCAGCGGCATCCTGCTCATGGCCTTCCCGGTCACCTCCATCTTCCACACCTTCTCGCGCTCCTACTCCGAGCTCAAGGAGCAGCAGCAGCGCGCGACCAGCCCCGAGCCAGCCCTGCGGGAGGACAGCACGCGCTCGGCCACGGCCACCGAGGACAGCTCGCAGGGCCCCGACGGCGTGGGCCAGGCCGCCGACTCCGCGGACGCGCTGTGGGTGCGGGCAGAGCGCTGA